A genome region from Schistocerca nitens isolate TAMUIC-IGC-003100 chromosome 4, iqSchNite1.1, whole genome shotgun sequence includes the following:
- the LOC126253068 gene encoding uncharacterized protein LOC126253068, translating to MCSSGLTDDQILFLLDDSELSGVSSDEDEKFAPSPTNAKQIDSENEDDSISDETCGVQNTSDCCKRESRPFLYREMDFTEKCHPPQIDHIPVENPSPIQSPAQYFSEYFSECFFDNAAKFTNMYSVAKVASH from the exons ATGTGTTCTTCAG GTTTAACAGATGACCAGATTCTGTTTCTGTTAGATGATTCCGAACTAAGTGGCGTCTCTTCAGACGAAGATGAAAAGTTTGCTCCTTCTCCTACAAATGCCAAACAAATAGACAGCGAAAATGAAGATGATTCTATCTCTGATGAAACATGTGGAGTACAGAACACTTCAGATTGTTGTAAAAGAGAATCCAGACCTTTCCTTTATCGCGAAATGGATTTCACAGAGAAGTGTCATCCACCACAAATAGATCATATTCCTGTGGAG AATCCTTCGCCCATTCAGAGCCCTGCTCAgtatttttctgaatatttcagTGAATGTTTCTTCGACAATGCTGCCAAGTTCACAAACATGTATAGTGTGGCTAAAGTGGCAAGTCATTAG
- the LOC126252142 gene encoding piggyBac transposable element-derived protein 2-like — protein MLDCIETPENHCVYLDNFFTSRNLLIYLRNLDFRATGTVRENRVGDCPLLSSNELKKTVRGNYDYQFDRNGEVLFVRWHDNRCVTIGTNFDEVEPLGAATWYSRQASKKTQVQQPAVLKSYNAYMGGVDQHDWLAGKYATVIRGRKWYSVLFTHMLEMALVNSWLFYRLVHGKNALDLLDFRRAVTVTYLKLDTR, from the coding sequence atgctgGACTGCATTGAAACACCCGAGAATCATTGTGTATATTTGgacaatttcttcactagtagaAATCTTCTGATTTATCTGAGAAATTTGGAttttcgagcaactgggactgtcagagagaatcgagttggtgactgtccactactgagcagcaacgaactgaaaaagacagttcgaggaaactatgactaccagttcgacaggaatggtgaagtcttatttgttcgatggcacgacaacagatgtgttacaattggtacaaattttgacgaagttgaacctttgggagcagctacgtggtacagtagacaagcaagtaagaagacacaagtgcaacaacctgccgttttgaagtcgtataatgcatacatgggaggtgttgaccagCATGACTGGTTAGCTGGAAAATATGCGACGGTAATTAGAGGGAGAAAATGGTACTCGGTCCTATTTACACAtatgctggaaatggccctcgtaaattcctggctcttctacagactagtacatgggaaaaatgcactggatttactggatttcagacgtgctgttacagttacatacctgaaattggacactAGATGA